The proteins below are encoded in one region of Pontibacter deserti:
- a CDS encoding glycoside hydrolase family 3 N-terminal domain-containing protein, with product MKLTNATFTAALLAYAMLTGCQSQKPAPVTTEETATAVQANRATTETDKKIEDLLSQMTLEEKVGQMAQITLDVVGKGDNRFSSYEPLKLDDKELRKALVDYKIGSILNTANNRARTPEKWYEIISQIQNVAMKDTRLKIPVIYGVDMIHGATYTAGATMFPQQIGQAATRNRELVRRGAEITAYETRASSIPWNFSPVLDFAPDPQFSRQFETFGEDPYLTSELGVQMINGYEGDNNDIGHPEHVASCMKHFLGYQVPSSGKDRTPTYIPETALREYHLPAFKAAIDAGSHTIMINSGIINGVPVHANYDILTKLLRDELGFEGLVVTDWGDIEYLHTRDKVAPTMKDAIMMAINAGIDMSMIAYNYEPFCNGLVELVKEGKVKQERIDDAVRRILRVKYALNLFEKPTTNPKDYPKFASKEFEEAAYQTAAESITLLKNEKNVLPLKKGMKVLVTGPNANSMRTLNGAWTYSWQGEKVEEFAGKYNTILEAVQKEIGAGNVTYVSGVSYKMDGFYYEEFADKMNNAVAAAKNVDAIILCLGENTSTETPGNINDIYISDLQTELAKKLAQTGKPVILVLNEGRPRVISRFERDMDGIVQIYQPGNYGGDALADVLFGDVNPSGKLPYNYPRYPNALVPFIHKPSAEQRKAEGVYNYEADYNPQYEFGHGLSYTTFKYANLNLTKESYSMEEPIEVTVQVTNTGKREGKEAVHLYTTDLYASDITPDVKRLRRFEKINLKPGESKTLSFTLTADDLSYINRKGEKMTEAGEFEIRIGDQVKKFMLNGSKTIGKN from the coding sequence ATGAAATTAACGAACGCAACATTTACAGCTGCCTTGTTAGCGTATGCCATGCTAACCGGCTGTCAGTCACAGAAACCGGCACCTGTTACAACCGAAGAAACAGCTACTGCGGTACAAGCAAACCGGGCAACTACAGAAACTGATAAAAAGATAGAAGACCTGCTTAGCCAGATGACACTGGAAGAAAAAGTGGGCCAGATGGCACAGATCACGCTGGATGTAGTTGGTAAAGGCGACAACAGATTTTCGAGTTACGAACCGTTAAAACTGGACGACAAGGAGCTGCGCAAAGCACTTGTAGACTATAAAATTGGTTCTATACTTAACACAGCCAACAACCGGGCCCGCACTCCTGAAAAATGGTACGAGATCATCAGCCAGATTCAGAACGTAGCCATGAAGGACACACGCCTGAAGATTCCGGTTATTTATGGCGTTGACATGATACACGGTGCTACTTATACGGCCGGTGCTACCATGTTTCCGCAGCAGATCGGGCAGGCCGCAACCCGCAACAGAGAGTTGGTGCGCCGTGGTGCCGAAATAACAGCCTATGAAACCCGGGCCAGCTCTATTCCCTGGAACTTCTCCCCTGTTCTGGACTTTGCACCTGACCCCCAGTTTTCCCGTCAGTTCGAGACCTTTGGTGAAGATCCCTACCTTACCTCGGAACTGGGCGTGCAGATGATTAATGGATATGAAGGGGATAATAACGACATTGGCCATCCGGAGCATGTAGCTTCCTGTATGAAACACTTTTTGGGATACCAGGTGCCTTCATCCGGTAAAGACAGAACGCCAACTTACATTCCGGAAACAGCCTTACGGGAGTACCATTTGCCTGCATTTAAGGCTGCCATCGATGCCGGATCCCATACCATCATGATCAACTCCGGTATCATCAACGGCGTTCCTGTTCATGCCAACTATGACATCCTGACGAAGCTATTAAGAGATGAACTTGGCTTTGAAGGCTTGGTGGTAACGGACTGGGGTGATATTGAATACCTGCACACCCGCGATAAAGTAGCCCCTACCATGAAAGACGCTATTATGATGGCTATAAATGCAGGTATTGATATGTCGATGATCGCCTACAACTATGAGCCGTTCTGTAATGGCTTGGTGGAACTGGTGAAAGAAGGTAAGGTTAAACAGGAACGTATTGACGATGCTGTAAGAAGAATACTACGTGTAAAGTATGCGCTAAACCTGTTCGAGAAACCAACTACGAATCCAAAGGACTATCCGAAATTTGCCAGCAAAGAGTTTGAGGAAGCTGCCTACCAGACAGCTGCAGAATCAATCACCCTCTTGAAGAACGAGAAGAATGTGTTACCGCTGAAGAAAGGAATGAAAGTTCTGGTTACAGGGCCAAATGCCAACAGCATGCGTACCCTGAACGGTGCCTGGACTTACTCGTGGCAAGGCGAAAAAGTAGAAGAATTTGCCGGCAAGTATAACACGATACTGGAGGCTGTTCAGAAGGAGATTGGCGCTGGAAACGTAACGTATGTGTCAGGCGTGAGCTACAAGATGGACGGCTTCTATTACGAAGAGTTTGCTGATAAAATGAACAATGCTGTAGCTGCAGCTAAAAATGTAGATGCCATTATACTTTGCCTTGGCGAAAATACTTCTACCGAAACACCGGGTAACATAAACGACATCTATATTTCTGATTTACAGACGGAATTAGCTAAAAAGTTAGCCCAGACAGGTAAGCCGGTTATACTTGTACTGAATGAGGGTCGCCCTCGTGTTATCAGCCGCTTCGAGCGTGACATGGATGGTATTGTGCAGATCTACCAGCCGGGTAACTATGGCGGCGATGCATTGGCAGATGTACTGTTCGGAGATGTAAACCCATCAGGTAAACTGCCTTATAACTATCCACGCTACCCGAATGCGTTGGTGCCATTTATACATAAGCCATCGGCTGAGCAGCGTAAAGCAGAAGGTGTTTATAACTACGAAGCCGACTATAACCCGCAGTATGAATTTGGCCATGGCTTAAGCTATACAACCTTTAAATACGCGAACCTGAACCTGACCAAGGAAAGCTACAGCATGGAGGAGCCGATTGAGGTTACAGTGCAGGTAACGAACACAGGTAAACGTGAAGGTAAGGAAGCTGTTCATCTTTATACTACGGACCTCTATGCGTCTGATATTACGCCGGATGTAAAACGCTTGCGCCGCTTCGAGAAAATCAATTTAAAACCTGGCGAAAGCAAGACGTTATCTTTCACCTTAACGGCTGACGACCTGAGTTATATTAACCGTAAGGGAGAAAAAATGACTGAAGCTGGTGAATTTGAGATTAGGATTGGCGACCAGGTAAAGAAGTTTATGCTGAATGGCAGTAAGACGATTGGCAAAAACTAA